The Thalassotalea nanhaiensis genome has a window encoding:
- the surE gene encoding 5'/3'-nucleotidase SurE has protein sequence MKILVSNDDGVNALGIKVLNDELAKFAETLVIAPDRNCSGASNSLTLLNPLRAETLSNGFVSVNGTPTDAVHLGISQIFDGQPDLVVAGINNGANLGDDVLYSGTVAAATEGRHMGLPAVAVSLVGKEQKHYQTAAVVAAKFIQRLKQHPLPSDQIININVPDLPLAELQGVQVTRLGNRHKAETMRKMSDPWKRDIYWYGTLGNELDCGEGTDFHAITNGFASVTPLTIDMTAYSSMQQMKDWTSELSL, from the coding sequence ATGAAAATATTAGTGAGTAATGATGATGGCGTAAATGCGCTGGGGATCAAGGTTCTTAACGACGAGTTAGCGAAATTTGCTGAAACGTTAGTCATTGCACCAGATCGAAACTGTAGTGGTGCGAGTAATTCTTTAACGTTGCTGAATCCCCTTCGAGCAGAAACATTGTCTAATGGCTTTGTGTCTGTAAATGGGACACCAACGGATGCGGTTCATTTAGGTATAAGTCAAATTTTTGATGGACAACCTGACTTGGTTGTTGCAGGTATTAATAATGGCGCAAACTTAGGTGATGATGTGCTTTATTCTGGTACCGTCGCTGCTGCAACGGAGGGCCGACACATGGGCCTGCCAGCTGTTGCAGTTTCATTAGTAGGCAAAGAGCAGAAACATTATCAAACGGCTGCAGTTGTTGCTGCTAAATTTATTCAGCGCTTAAAACAACATCCACTGCCCAGTGATCAAATTATTAATATTAATGTACCTGATTTGCCTTTAGCAGAATTGCAAGGTGTTCAAGTGACTAGATTAGGCAATAGACACAAAGCTGAAACCATGCGTAAAATGTCAGATCCTTGGAAGCGTGATATATATTGGTATGGCACTTTAGGAAATGAATTAGATTGTGGTGAGGGCACTGATTTTCATGCCATCACCAATGGTTTTGCATCTGTTACTCCGTTAACGATAGATATGACCGCCTACAGTAGTATGCAACAAATGAAAGATTGGACGAGTGAATTGAGTTTATGA
- a CDS encoding protein-L-isoaspartate(D-aspartate) O-methyltransferase produces the protein MTQRISGKSQRSGEILAQHLYNSGIRNSAVLNAIANSPRHIFVPEILAHKAYDNTALPIGQGQTISQPYIVAKMTELILEQQGNENVLEIGTGSGYQTSILAQLFGKVYSVERIKTLQWQAKRRLQKIDLHNVSMKHGDGWKGWASKGPYKAIIVTAAASEIPTELLNQLTDGGKLIIPVGEQAQVLKLITRQGDNFIKQRIEAVKFVPLVPGELL, from the coding sequence ATGACACAAAGAATTAGCGGTAAATCTCAGCGAAGCGGAGAAATTCTTGCCCAGCACCTATATAATTCAGGCATTCGTAATAGTGCAGTGCTGAATGCTATTGCTAATAGCCCAAGACATATATTTGTGCCTGAGATCTTAGCGCATAAGGCTTATGACAATACGGCATTGCCGATTGGACAAGGGCAAACTATTTCTCAACCTTATATTGTTGCTAAAATGACTGAGCTTATTTTAGAGCAGCAAGGTAATGAAAATGTATTAGAAATAGGTACCGGCTCAGGTTATCAAACATCAATTTTAGCGCAGCTTTTTGGTAAAGTTTATTCTGTTGAGCGCATCAAGACATTGCAATGGCAGGCGAAACGTCGCTTACAAAAAATTGATTTGCACAACGTGTCAATGAAGCATGGCGATGGTTGGAAAGGCTGGGCCAGTAAAGGACCTTATAAAGCAATTATAGTTACCGCCGCCGCGAGTGAAATACCAACAGAGCTACTTAATCAGCTAACCGATGGCGGCAAGTTAATTATTCCGGTGGGAGAGCAAGCACAGGTATTAAAGCTAATTACCCGTCAAGGTGATAACTTTATTAAACAAAGAATTGAAGCGGTTAAGTTTGTACCACTTGTGCCAGGCGAATTACTATGA
- a CDS encoding YqaA family protein — MKIFTPLYNWTMHWAEHKFAPAILAILTFAESVFFPIPPDVLLAPMVLSKPERAWRLAALTTVSSVIGGVVGYLLGYLLFEPVIQPILIDFNYMDKFNHAMDWFEEYGVWVVFIAGFSPIPYKVFTLSAGFLQMLFIPFLIASTVGRGLRFFLVAGLIKAGGKPMEIKIRESVDLIGWVIVFLIIALYFIIN, encoded by the coding sequence TTGAAGATTTTTACACCGTTATACAACTGGACTATGCACTGGGCGGAACATAAGTTTGCCCCAGCGATCCTTGCAATATTAACCTTTGCTGAATCGGTTTTTTTTCCAATACCACCTGATGTGTTACTTGCCCCTATGGTGTTATCAAAACCAGAAAGAGCATGGAGATTAGCTGCACTTACAACGGTTTCATCTGTAATTGGTGGCGTAGTAGGGTATTTGTTAGGTTATCTATTGTTTGAACCGGTTATTCAGCCTATTTTAATTGACTTCAATTACATGGATAAATTTAATCATGCGATGGATTGGTTTGAAGAATATGGGGTTTGGGTAGTATTTATTGCAGGCTTTTCTCCAATTCCATATAAAGTTTTTACGTTAAGTGCTGGTTTTCTGCAAATGCTGTTTATTCCGTTCTTAATTGCGTCAACTGTAGGAAGAGGTTTGCGCTTCTTTTTAGTTGCTGGTTTGATTAAAGCAGGTGGAAAGCCTATGGAGATCAAAATCAGAGAGAGCGTCGATTTAATTGGTTGGGTTATTGTATTTCTAATTATCGCGTTATATTTTATTATTAATTAA
- a CDS encoding peptidoglycan DD-metalloendopeptidase family protein, producing MTMLLSCADRTRPAPVVNLSGSTVSTQTNKNTLSGSQHKVKSGETLYSIAWRSGKDVRSIAALNNLSAPYQIYPGQILKLQGKVQKTSTSSSTTSKVNVKTSQKEQKTSPKVVANQKSQEYGKSSGGNFTDVKVPSLTQKVKRWIWPVSGRLISSFSNSPQGNKGIDISGNKGKPIKAAADGLVVYAGNALRGYGNLIIIKHNDDYLSAYAHNDTLRVKEQQTIKAGTVIATMGNTGTDKTMLHFEIRFRGKSVNPQRYLPKK from the coding sequence ATGACAATGTTGCTCAGTTGTGCCGATAGAACTCGCCCTGCACCAGTAGTCAACCTTTCAGGCTCAACGGTTTCGACACAAACCAATAAGAACACCTTAAGTGGTAGTCAACACAAAGTTAAATCGGGAGAAACTTTGTACTCTATCGCTTGGCGTTCAGGTAAAGATGTGAGATCTATTGCAGCGCTAAATAATTTGTCTGCACCCTATCAAATTTATCCTGGCCAAATATTAAAACTGCAGGGAAAAGTGCAGAAAACCAGCACCTCAAGCTCAACTACAAGTAAAGTAAATGTTAAAACTAGTCAAAAAGAGCAAAAAACTAGTCCTAAAGTTGTTGCAAATCAAAAATCACAGGAGTATGGTAAATCTAGTGGTGGGAATTTCACTGATGTAAAAGTACCTTCCCTCACTCAAAAAGTGAAACGCTGGATATGGCCTGTAAGTGGCCGTCTTATATCAAGTTTTTCCAACTCCCCACAAGGCAATAAGGGGATCGACATTAGCGGCAATAAAGGGAAACCAATAAAAGCCGCTGCCGATGGACTTGTTGTTTATGCGGGAAATGCGTTACGAGGTTATGGCAATCTAATAATAATAAAGCACAATGATGACTATCTAAGTGCCTATGCTCATAACGATACTCTGCGGGTTAAAGAACAACAAACCATTAAAGCAGGAACCGTAATAGCAACAATGGGTAACACTGGTACTGATAAAACCATGTTGCACTTTGAGATACGTTTTAGGGGCAAGTCGGTAAATCCACAACGGTATTTACCGAAAAAATAA
- the rpoS gene encoding RNA polymerase sigma factor RpoS, with protein MVKVKEPAKVVADSAKNGKVAVEETSSNLDATQMYLGEIGSSPLLTAKEEVYFSRKALKGCEASRARMIESNLRLVVKIARRYNNRGLPLLDLIEEGNLGLIRAVEKFDPERGFRFSTYATWWIRQTIERAIMNQTRTIRLPIHVVKELNVYLRAARELIQKLDHEPTAEEIATKLDVPVADVSKMLKLNERITSVDTPFGGESDKALLDVIADEKSQGPESDLQDNDIKQNIVHWLNELNSKQREVLARRFGLMGYEPATLEDVGHEIGLTRERVRQIQVEALKRLRDILSTQNLSIEALFQA; from the coding sequence ATGGTAAAAGTTAAAGAACCTGCAAAAGTAGTTGCAGACAGTGCAAAAAATGGAAAAGTAGCTGTAGAAGAAACTTCATCAAATTTAGATGCAACACAAATGTATCTAGGTGAGATTGGGTCTTCGCCCCTTTTAACTGCAAAAGAAGAAGTATACTTTTCGCGTAAAGCGTTGAAAGGTTGCGAAGCATCTCGAGCCCGAATGATTGAAAGTAACCTACGACTGGTTGTAAAGATTGCACGAAGATATAATAATCGCGGCTTACCTTTATTAGATTTAATTGAAGAGGGCAACCTTGGCCTGATACGAGCGGTTGAAAAATTTGACCCAGAACGAGGCTTCCGTTTCTCTACCTACGCAACTTGGTGGATCCGTCAAACAATTGAACGGGCTATCATGAATCAAACCCGTACAATCCGCTTACCTATTCATGTGGTTAAAGAACTCAACGTATATTTACGCGCTGCCCGTGAACTTATTCAAAAGCTTGATCACGAGCCTACTGCTGAAGAAATCGCAACAAAATTAGATGTTCCTGTCGCTGACGTTAGCAAAATGTTGAAATTAAATGAACGTATTACTTCTGTTGATACACCGTTTGGTGGTGAGTCAGATAAAGCACTGCTAGACGTTATTGCTGACGAAAAAAGCCAAGGGCCAGAATCTGATTTACAAGATAACGATATAAAACAAAATATTGTACATTGGTTGAACGAACTAAATTCAAAGCAACGTGAAGTATTAGCCAGACGTTTTGGCTTGATGGGCTACGAACCTGCAACCTTAGAAGATGTTGGTCATGAAATTGGATTAACGCGTGAACGAGTAAGACAAATACAAGTTGAAGCATTAAAACGCTTACGAGATATATTATCTACTCAAAATTTATCAATTGAAGCGTTATTTCAAGCCTAG
- the mutS gene encoding DNA mismatch repair protein MutS, with product MTDDLFAQSNHTPMMRQYLKIKSEFKHILVFYRMGDFYELFFDDAKKASELLDISLTARGKTGGNAIPMAGVPYHAVENYLARLVHMGESVAICEQIGDPATSKGPVERKVVRIVTPGTISDEALLEDKQDNLLVSIIAMQEKFGIAYLDMSSGRFVVCQPNSEEQLQAELQRLSPAELLYPESFEYLDLIEHIKGKRRRPDWEYDLDTAVKILNKQFGTKELVGFGVEDYHYGLAAAGCLLQYVKDTQRSELPHIRSIKAEAYAQGVILDAATRKNLELTQNLSGGSDNTLASVLDKTASPMGSRLLKRWLHFPLRNIEALENRQNAIAAIIDEDIQVDIFDTIKGIGDIERIIARIALRSARPRDFARLRNALGLLPELNQLLLLNNQSYMQQLAKVSRPIPQLHELLTNAIIENPPVLIRDGGVLAPGYNSELDELRNLSQGASNFLAELEQRERDKTGISTLKVGYNRVHGFYIEISRSQSNEVPVEYIRRQTLKNNERFVTEELKSHEEKVLTAQSRYLALEKRLYDELFDLLAPFIEQLQLCSEAVSSLDVLNNFAERALTLNYNKPALSKTPGIHINAGRHPVVEQVTTDAFIANPVELSEQRKMLIITGPNMGGKSTYMRQTALITLLAHVGSYVPADSAEIGLVDRIFTRIGASDDLASGRSTFMVEMTETANILHNATAQSLVLLDEIGRGTSTYDGLSLAWACAEYLAINSKAFTLFASHYFELTELAEQIDTLANIHLDAMEHDDTIIFMHAVQEGAASKSFGLQVAQLAGVPKTVIKRAKQRLHELEVQAPATVITDQLAAEIQQDMFVEEHPMIAQLKNLNIDDITPRQAMDLLFELKNKV from the coding sequence ATGACAGACGATCTTTTTGCGCAATCTAACCACACTCCTATGATGCGCCAATATTTAAAAATTAAATCAGAATTTAAGCATATTTTGGTGTTTTATCGAATGGGCGACTTTTACGAGTTGTTTTTTGATGATGCTAAAAAAGCCTCAGAGCTTTTAGATATATCTCTAACTGCGAGAGGTAAAACTGGTGGTAATGCAATTCCGATGGCTGGTGTTCCATATCATGCAGTTGAAAACTACCTTGCTCGTTTAGTACATATGGGCGAGTCAGTTGCTATTTGTGAACAAATTGGCGATCCGGCTACCAGTAAAGGCCCAGTTGAACGTAAAGTGGTACGTATCGTTACTCCGGGTACGATTTCAGATGAGGCATTATTAGAAGATAAACAAGACAATTTACTTGTTTCTATTATTGCCATGCAAGAAAAATTCGGTATTGCCTACTTAGACATGAGTAGTGGTCGCTTTGTTGTGTGCCAGCCTAATAGCGAAGAGCAATTACAAGCAGAATTACAACGATTATCTCCTGCTGAATTACTTTACCCTGAATCTTTTGAATATCTCGACTTAATCGAACATATCAAAGGAAAGAGACGCCGACCTGACTGGGAATACGATCTTGATACAGCGGTTAAAATTTTAAATAAGCAATTTGGTACCAAAGAGCTCGTTGGTTTTGGTGTTGAAGACTATCATTACGGCCTAGCCGCTGCGGGTTGTTTACTGCAATATGTTAAAGATACTCAACGCAGTGAATTACCGCACATCAGAAGTATTAAAGCGGAAGCTTATGCCCAAGGTGTCATTTTAGATGCTGCAACACGTAAAAATTTAGAGCTAACTCAAAACCTTTCTGGTGGTAGTGATAATACCTTAGCATCAGTTTTAGATAAAACAGCATCGCCAATGGGCTCTCGACTTTTAAAGCGCTGGTTGCACTTTCCATTAAGAAACATTGAAGCACTAGAGAACCGTCAAAATGCAATTGCTGCAATTATTGATGAAGATATTCAAGTAGACATTTTTGATACCATTAAAGGCATCGGGGATATAGAACGAATTATTGCCCGTATTGCGCTTCGCAGTGCAAGACCAAGAGATTTTGCTCGCTTACGTAATGCATTAGGTTTATTGCCTGAGTTAAACCAGCTGTTGTTGTTAAACAACCAGTCTTATATGCAGCAACTTGCGAAAGTAAGCCGCCCTATTCCGCAATTACATGAATTGTTAACCAATGCCATTATTGAGAATCCGCCTGTTCTGATCAGAGATGGAGGTGTGTTAGCGCCTGGCTACAATAGTGAGTTGGATGAACTCAGAAATTTAAGCCAAGGTGCAAGTAACTTCTTAGCCGAATTAGAACAACGAGAGCGTGATAAAACCGGCATTAGTACACTTAAAGTGGGCTATAACCGAGTTCATGGGTTTTATATAGAGATCAGCCGTAGTCAGTCAAACGAGGTACCTGTTGAGTATATTCGCAGGCAGACACTTAAAAATAATGAACGCTTTGTCACCGAAGAACTTAAATCTCATGAAGAGAAGGTGCTTACGGCACAAAGCCGCTATCTCGCATTAGAAAAACGTTTATACGATGAATTATTTGATCTGCTAGCGCCGTTTATTGAGCAATTACAATTATGCTCAGAGGCCGTTTCCAGCCTTGATGTATTAAACAACTTTGCCGAGCGCGCTCTAACATTAAATTATAACAAGCCAGCGTTAAGTAAAACACCAGGAATACATATAAATGCAGGTCGACACCCTGTGGTTGAGCAAGTAACAACTGATGCGTTTATTGCCAACCCAGTAGAATTGTCTGAGCAGCGTAAAATGCTGATTATAACCGGCCCTAATATGGGCGGTAAGTCAACATACATGAGACAAACGGCGCTAATTACATTATTGGCTCACGTAGGTAGTTATGTGCCTGCTGACAGTGCTGAGATAGGCCTGGTTGATCGAATCTTTACCCGTATCGGTGCTTCTGATGATTTAGCCAGTGGCCGCTCTACCTTCATGGTAGAAATGACAGAAACAGCAAATATCCTTCACAATGCGACAGCACAATCTTTAGTGTTACTTGATGAAATTGGGCGCGGTACGAGTACTTATGATGGCTTGTCATTAGCATGGGCTTGTGCCGAATACCTAGCAATAAACAGCAAGGCATTCACCTTATTTGCCAGTCATTATTTTGAACTTACAGAATTAGCAGAACAAATTGACACTCTTGCGAATATTCATCTTGATGCGATGGAGCATGATGACACCATTATTTTCATGCACGCAGTACAAGAAGGCGCTGCCAGTAAAAGTTTCGGCTTGCAAGTTGCCCAGCTTGCAGGAGTACCCAAAACAGTAATTAAGCGCGCCAAACAGCGTTTGCATGAGCTTGAAGTCCAAGCACCAGCAACAGTTATTACTGATCAGTTGGCAGCAGAGATACAACAAGATATGTTTGTTGAGGAACACCCAATGATTGCTCAATTAAAAAATCTGAATATTGATGATATAACGCCAAGACAAGCAATGGATTTATTATTTGAATTAAAAAACAAAGTTTAA
- the recA gene encoding recombinase RecA, translating into MLMDANKEKALSAALGQIERQFGKGSIMKLGDNRSMDVETISTGSLALDVALGAGGLPMGRVVEIYGPESSGKTTLTLEVIAEAQRNGKVCAFVDAEHALDPIYAEKLGVNINELLVSQPDTGEQALEIVDMLSRSGAVDVIVVDSVAALTPKAEIEGDMGDSHMGLQARMLSQAMRKLTGNLKQSNTMLIFINQIRMKIGVMFGNPETTTGGNALKFYASVRLDIRRIGAVKEGDEITGNETRVKVVKNKIAPPFKQAEFQILYGQGINSLGELIDLGVKHKMVEKAGAWYSCMGERIGQGKANATKYLVENPAMAKELDAKLRGLLLTAAKDTEEEAVAETE; encoded by the coding sequence ATTTTAATGGACGCAAATAAAGAAAAGGCTTTATCAGCAGCCCTAGGACAAATTGAACGCCAATTCGGTAAAGGTTCAATTATGAAGCTGGGTGATAACCGTAGCATGGACGTAGAAACTATTTCTACTGGTTCGCTTGCGTTAGACGTTGCACTTGGTGCGGGTGGTTTGCCAATGGGACGTGTTGTTGAAATCTATGGTCCAGAATCAAGTGGTAAAACAACGCTTACACTAGAAGTAATTGCTGAAGCGCAACGCAATGGTAAAGTATGTGCGTTCGTTGATGCCGAGCATGCCCTTGACCCAATTTATGCTGAAAAGCTTGGTGTAAACATTAATGAGTTATTGGTTTCGCAACCAGATACTGGTGAACAAGCGTTAGAAATTGTTGATATGTTAAGCCGCTCTGGTGCTGTTGACGTAATCGTAGTCGACTCTGTTGCAGCTCTTACACCTAAAGCTGAAATTGAAGGCGATATGGGCGATAGCCACATGGGTCTACAGGCTCGTATGTTGTCACAAGCAATGCGTAAGCTTACAGGTAACCTTAAGCAATCTAATACAATGCTTATTTTTATTAACCAGATCCGTATGAAGATCGGTGTAATGTTTGGAAACCCTGAAACCACCACTGGTGGTAATGCGTTGAAGTTCTATGCATCAGTTCGTTTAGATATTCGTCGTATCGGTGCGGTTAAAGAAGGTGATGAAATCACCGGTAATGAAACACGAGTTAAAGTGGTTAAAAACAAAATTGCCCCTCCATTTAAACAAGCTGAATTCCAAATATTATACGGTCAAGGTATTAATAGTTTAGGTGAGTTAATCGACCTTGGTGTTAAGCACAAAATGGTAGAAAAAGCGGGTGCATGGTATAGCTGTATGGGCGAACGTATCGGCCAAGGTAAAGCAAATGCGACCAAATACCTTGTAGAAAACCCTGCAATGGCAAAAGAGTTAGACGCTAAATTACGTGGCTTATTACTTACTGCCGCTAAAGATACTGAAGAAGAAGCAGTAGCTGAAACTGAATAG